The following proteins are co-located in the Periplaneta americana isolate PAMFEO1 chromosome 12, P.americana_PAMFEO1_priV1, whole genome shotgun sequence genome:
- the LOC138711117 gene encoding uncharacterized protein C18orf19 homolog A isoform X1 gives MIGFTLHHIRVGTMCISLAGRFVQPVITLQSHLYTSYAFSKLIPVKHIHLFYTKKGDSAVCQRRLKFLQTECITSFLHINKLPLQSWNNYQSLSVLRTSLLLRNFATNGDKHTEQSKSEELVPEKLSLLQRFKQMYRDYWYVLVPVHLVTSLGWFGGFYYLTKSGVDVIALLESMGISDKVINPLRDSSAGYIALAYALYKIATPLRYTVTLGGTTISINYLKKWGYIRPIPPREKLKEMYQEKKATVIREATEELRFQQEKLKKTRENMMRGYRERTGKPEK, from the exons ATGATAGGTTTCACACTCCATCACATTCGTGTTGGAACAATGTGTATTTCATTAGCTGGACGCTTTGTACAACCAGTAATAACCTTACAGTCCCACTTATATACATCATATGCCTTCAGTAAATTAATACCAGTTAAACACATTCACCTTTTTTACACAAAGAAAG GTGATTCAGCAGTTTGCCAACGAAGACTGAAATTCCTACAGACAGAATGTATAACATCATTtctacacataaacaaattaccaTTGCAGTCATGGAATAATTACCAATCTCTTTCTGTGTTGAGAACTTCTTTATTATTGCGAAACTTTGCTACCAATGGAGATAAGCATACAGAACAGAGCAAGAGTGAGGAACTTGTTCCAGAGAAATTGTCATTATTGCAAAGGTTTAAACAAATGTATAGAGATTATTGGTATGTGTTGGTGCCAGTACATCTAGTAACGTCCCTTGGGTGGTTTGGAGGCTTCTACTATCTTACAAAGAG TGGAGTTGATGTTATTGCATTGCTTGAGAGCATGGGAATAAGTGACAAGGTGATCAACCCACTGCGGGATTCAAGTGCTGGCTACATCGCCCTCGCATACGCTTTATACAAGATCGCCACTCCTCTCCGGTACACAGTTACTCTTG GTGGCACTACCATATCCATCAATTACTTGAAGAAATGGGGTTATATCCGACCAATTCCACCTCGTGAGAAGCTGAAGGAAATGTATCAAGAAAAGAAGGCTACTGTAATACGTGAGGCAACGGAAGAGTTAAGATTTCAACAGGAGAAGCTGAAGAAGACGCGAGAAAATATGATGAGGGGCTACAGAGAGCGCACTGGGAAACCAGAAAAATGA
- the LOC138711117 gene encoding protein FAM210A isoform X2 has translation MIGFTLHHIRVGTMCISLAGRFVQPVITLQSHLYTSYAFSKLIPVKHIHLFYTKKGDSAVCQRRLKFLQTECITSFLHINKLPLQSWNNYQSLSVLRTSLLLRNFATNGDKHTEQSKSEELVPEKLSLLQRFKQMYRDYWYVLVPVHLVTSLGWFGGFYYLTKSGVDVIALLESMGISDKVINPLRDSSAGYIALAYALYKIATPLRYTVTLGMLHTQVALPYPSIT, from the exons ATGATAGGTTTCACACTCCATCACATTCGTGTTGGAACAATGTGTATTTCATTAGCTGGACGCTTTGTACAACCAGTAATAACCTTACAGTCCCACTTATATACATCATATGCCTTCAGTAAATTAATACCAGTTAAACACATTCACCTTTTTTACACAAAGAAAG GTGATTCAGCAGTTTGCCAACGAAGACTGAAATTCCTACAGACAGAATGTATAACATCATTtctacacataaacaaattaccaTTGCAGTCATGGAATAATTACCAATCTCTTTCTGTGTTGAGAACTTCTTTATTATTGCGAAACTTTGCTACCAATGGAGATAAGCATACAGAACAGAGCAAGAGTGAGGAACTTGTTCCAGAGAAATTGTCATTATTGCAAAGGTTTAAACAAATGTATAGAGATTATTGGTATGTGTTGGTGCCAGTACATCTAGTAACGTCCCTTGGGTGGTTTGGAGGCTTCTACTATCTTACAAAGAG TGGAGTTGATGTTATTGCATTGCTTGAGAGCATGGGAATAAGTGACAAGGTGATCAACCCACTGCGGGATTCAAGTGCTGGCTACATCGCCCTCGCATACGCTTTATACAAGATCGCCACTCCTCTCCGGTACACAGTTACTCTTGGTATGTTGCACACTCAG GTGGCACTACCATATCCATCAATTACTTGA